A region from the Nostoc sp. HK-01 genome encodes:
- a CDS encoding 30S ribosomal protein S8 — MAANDTIADMLTRIRNANMARHQTTQVPATKMTRSIAKVLQEEGFISEFSETGEGVKRHLVVALKYKGKNRQPLITALKRVSKPGLRVYSNRKDLPRVLGGIGIAIISTSSGIMTDREARRQNLGGEVLCYVW, encoded by the coding sequence ATGGCGGCTAACGACACAATTGCAGATATGCTGACGCGCATCCGCAATGCCAACATGGCAAGGCATCAAACAACACAAGTGCCAGCCACTAAAATGACCCGTAGTATTGCCAAAGTACTACAGGAAGAAGGATTTATTTCGGAATTTTCAGAAACCGGAGAAGGCGTAAAACGTCATCTGGTGGTTGCCTTAAAATACAAGGGTAAAAATCGTCAGCCTTTGATTACCGCCTTAAAACGGGTGAGTAAACCAGGTTTACGCGTTTATTCCAACCGAAAAGACTTACCCAGAGTACTAGGCGGCATCGGTATTGCCATTATTTCTACATCTAGTGGCATTATGACCGATCGCGAAGCTCGCCGTCAGAACTTGGGTGGTGAAGTACTTTGCTACGTCTGGTAG
- the rplC gene encoding 50S ribosomal protein L3, protein MSVGILGTKLGMTQVFDEAGAAIPVTVIQAGPCTVTQVKTKQTDGYAAIQLGYGEVKPKALNKPLLGHLAKSSAPALRHLSEFRTDNSGEYTLGQEIKADIFSAGQIVDVIGTSIGRGFAGNQKRNNFGRGPMSHGSKNHRAPGSIGAGTTPGRVYPGKRMAGRLGGTRVTISKLTVVRVDAERNLLLIKGAIPGKPGALVSVVPAKKVGK, encoded by the coding sequence GTGTCTGTAGGTATTCTCGGCACCAAACTGGGCATGACCCAAGTATTTGACGAAGCAGGAGCAGCAATTCCTGTCACAGTCATTCAAGCGGGGCCATGCACTGTTACCCAAGTTAAAACAAAACAAACTGATGGTTACGCCGCCATTCAACTTGGTTACGGCGAAGTCAAACCAAAAGCACTCAACAAACCCTTGTTGGGTCACTTAGCAAAATCATCAGCCCCAGCTTTACGTCACCTGAGTGAGTTTCGCACAGATAATTCTGGCGAATACACATTAGGACAAGAAATTAAAGCAGATATTTTTAGTGCTGGTCAAATCGTAGATGTAATCGGTACAAGCATCGGTCGCGGTTTTGCAGGCAACCAAAAACGGAATAACTTTGGTCGCGGGCCAATGTCTCACGGTTCCAAAAACCACAGAGCGCCCGGTTCCATTGGTGCTGGTACAACACCCGGTCGTGTGTATCCAGGAAAAAGAATGGCAGGGCGTTTGGGTGGTACCCGCGTCACCATTAGTAAATTGACAGTTGTGCGTGTAGACGCAGAACGCAACTTGTTACTCATTAAAGGAGCAATCCCTGGTAAACCAGGTGCCTTAGTGAGTGTCGTACCTGCAAAGAAAGTTGGTAAATAG
- the rplF gene encoding 50S ribosomal protein L6 encodes MSRIGKRPITIPAKVQITIDGTKVVVKGPKGELSRDLPVNVTVSQEGETLQVVRKDDSRTSRQMHGLSRTLVANMVEGVSQGFQRRLEIQGVGYRAQVQGRNLVLNMGFSHQVNIEPPDGIQFAVEGNTNVIVSGYDKEIVGNTAAKIRAVRPPEPYKGKGIRYAGEVVRRKAGKTGGKGKK; translated from the coding sequence ATGTCTCGTATTGGTAAACGACCAATTACTATTCCCGCCAAAGTGCAAATCACCATTGATGGCACAAAGGTTGTAGTTAAAGGCCCCAAAGGTGAACTTTCACGAGATCTACCTGTTAACGTGACAGTGAGTCAAGAAGGGGAAACCTTACAAGTAGTTCGTAAAGATGATTCCCGTACCTCTCGCCAAATGCACGGTTTAAGCCGGACATTGGTAGCCAATATGGTAGAGGGAGTTTCCCAAGGTTTTCAACGTCGTTTGGAAATTCAAGGGGTTGGTTATCGAGCGCAAGTACAAGGGCGTAACCTAGTTTTAAACATGGGTTTCAGCCATCAAGTAAACATTGAGCCACCAGATGGAATTCAGTTTGCTGTAGAAGGTAACACTAACGTCATAGTTAGCGGCTATGACAAAGAAATAGTGGGTAATACAGCTGCTAAAATTCGTGCCGTCAGACCACCAGAACCTTACAAAGGTAAAGGTATTCGCTATGCGGGTGAAGTAGTCAGACGCAAAGCTGGTAAGACCGGAGGTAAAGGTAAGAAATAA
- the rps19 gene encoding 30S ribosomal protein S19 has translation MGRSLKKGPFVADHLLSKIEKLNDRNEKQVIKTWSRASTILPQMVGHTIAVHNGRQHVPVFISDQMVGHKLGEFAPTRTYRGHGKSDKKAGR, from the coding sequence ATGGGTCGTTCACTAAAAAAAGGGCCTTTCGTTGCCGATCATTTACTCAGCAAAATTGAAAAGCTGAATGATAGAAACGAAAAACAAGTTATTAAAACTTGGTCAAGAGCATCAACAATTCTGCCCCAAATGGTAGGACACACTATTGCTGTTCATAATGGCAGACAGCACGTACCTGTATTTATCAGTGATCAAATGGTAGGACACAAGTTGGGAGAATTTGCCCCAACACGCACCTACAGGGGTCATGGCAAAAGTGACAAAAAAGCGGGTAGATAA
- a CDS encoding 30S ribosomal protein S3, giving the protein MGQKIHPVGFRLGITQEHQSRWYADPERYPELLQEDHKLRKYIEQKLGRLAQNNAGISEVRIERKADQIDLEVRTARPGVVVGRGGQGIESLRTGLQDLLGSNRQIRINVVEVQRVDADAYLISEYIAQQLERRVSFRRVVRQAIQRAQRAGIQGIKIQVSGRLNGAEIARTEWTREGRVPLHTLRADIDYAYCTAKTVYGILGIKVWVFKGEIIPGQEETQPQPTTREREPRRRQQQRRRQQFEDRSNEG; this is encoded by the coding sequence GTGGGACAAAAAATTCATCCAGTTGGCTTTCGCCTCGGAATTACCCAAGAACACCAATCCCGTTGGTACGCAGATCCTGAACGCTATCCAGAACTTTTACAAGAAGATCACAAACTTCGTAAGTATATAGAACAAAAACTGGGTAGACTTGCTCAAAATAATGCTGGCATTTCTGAAGTCAGAATTGAGCGCAAAGCAGATCAAATTGATTTAGAAGTGCGGACAGCACGCCCAGGAGTAGTCGTAGGACGTGGTGGACAAGGTATCGAATCCTTACGCACCGGACTACAAGATTTGTTGGGTAGCAATCGCCAAATTCGGATCAACGTTGTCGAAGTACAACGAGTTGATGCTGATGCTTACTTAATTTCGGAATACATTGCTCAACAACTAGAACGCCGCGTTTCCTTCCGTCGCGTAGTCCGCCAAGCAATTCAACGGGCGCAACGCGCTGGAATTCAAGGAATTAAAATTCAAGTCAGTGGTCGGCTCAACGGTGCAGAAATTGCTCGGACAGAGTGGACGCGTGAAGGTAGAGTACCCTTACACACCTTGCGGGCTGACATTGATTACGCTTACTGCACAGCAAAAACTGTTTACGGTATTTTGGGCATCAAAGTGTGGGTATTTAAAGGAGAAATTATTCCTGGACAGGAAGAAACTCAACCCCAACCCACAACCCGCGAACGTGAACCTCGTCGCCGCCAACAACAGCGCCGTCGCCAGCAGTTTGAAGACCGTTCCAATGAAGGATAG
- the rpsE gene encoding 30S ribosomal protein S5, with protein MATGRRKANRAKKEETNWQERVIQIRRVSKVVKGGKKLSFRAIVVVGNERGQVGVGVGKASDVIGAVKKGVADGKKHLIDIPITKSNSIPHPIDGIGGGAKVIMRPAAPGTGVIAGGAVRTVLELAGVRNVLAKQLGSNNPLNNARAAVNALSTLRTLAEVAEDRGIAIDKLYI; from the coding sequence ATGGCAACAGGTCGTCGTAAAGCTAACCGCGCAAAAAAAGAAGAAACCAACTGGCAAGAGCGCGTAATCCAAATCCGACGCGTGAGTAAGGTCGTTAAGGGTGGTAAAAAACTCAGCTTCCGGGCGATCGTCGTCGTTGGTAACGAACGGGGTCAAGTTGGTGTCGGAGTAGGGAAAGCCTCGGATGTAATTGGCGCTGTTAAAAAAGGTGTAGCCGATGGCAAAAAACACCTAATTGATATTCCCATTACAAAATCTAATTCTATCCCTCATCCGATTGATGGCATTGGTGGTGGTGCAAAAGTCATCATGCGTCCAGCCGCACCTGGTACTGGTGTAATTGCTGGTGGTGCTGTCCGGACTGTACTGGAATTAGCTGGAGTCCGTAACGTTCTCGCTAAACAACTTGGTTCTAACAACCCACTTAATAATGCTAGAGCCGCCGTCAATGCTTTATCAACCCTGCGTACTTTAGCTGAAGTTGCTGAAGACCGAGGTATTGCTATTGACAAACTCTACATTTAG
- a CDS encoding 50S ribosomal protein L22, producing MATNTTEVKAIARYIRMSPFKVRRVLDQIRGRSYREALIILEFMPYRACEPVLKLIRSAAANAEHNAGLDRAQLVITQAYADQGPVLKRFQPRAQGRAYQIRKPTCHITVAVAAGDTAE from the coding sequence ATGGCAACTAATACTACAGAAGTAAAAGCGATCGCCCGTTACATACGTATGTCTCCCTTTAAGGTGCGTCGTGTACTTGATCAAATTCGGGGGCGGTCTTATAGAGAAGCGCTGATAATCCTGGAATTCATGCCTTATCGGGCTTGTGAACCAGTACTGAAACTGATCAGAAGCGCAGCCGCAAATGCTGAACATAATGCAGGTCTAGACCGCGCTCAACTGGTGATTACCCAAGCATATGCTGATCAAGGCCCAGTCCTAAAACGTTTCCAACCTAGAGCGCAAGGTCGAGCTTACCAAATTCGCAAACCTACATGTCACATCACAGTAGCTGTAGCTGCTGGCGACACTGCGGAATAA
- the rpsQ gene encoding 30S ribosomal protein S17 gives MAIKERVGLVVSDKMQKTVVVAIENRAPHPKYGKIVVKTRRYKAHDEENKCKVGDRVRIQETRPLSKTKRWQVTEILNTKNS, from the coding sequence ATGGCAATCAAAGAACGAGTTGGCTTGGTAGTGAGCGACAAAATGCAGAAAACAGTGGTAGTTGCCATTGAAAACCGCGCTCCCCATCCCAAGTACGGCAAGATTGTAGTGAAAACCCGCCGCTATAAAGCTCACGATGAAGAAAATAAATGCAAAGTGGGCGATCGCGTGCGGATTCAGGAAACCAGACCCCTGAGCAAAACCAAGCGCTGGCAAGTCACAGAAATCCTCAACACTAAAAATTCATAA
- a CDS encoding ribosomal protein L29, with protein sequence MPLPKISEARELSDEKLSEEIIATKRQLFQLRLQKATRQLEKPHQFRHARHRLAQLLTVEGERKRAANQPVKEEK encoded by the coding sequence ATGCCGCTTCCCAAGATTTCAGAAGCTAGAGAATTAAGTGACGAGAAATTATCTGAGGAAATTATCGCCACTAAAAGACAACTGTTTCAGTTGCGCTTGCAAAAGGCAACCAGACAACTAGAAAAACCTCACCAATTCCGCCATGCTCGCCATCGCCTCGCCCAACTCTTAACGGTAGAGGGGGAACGCAAACGGGCAGCAAATCAACCGGTTAAGGAAGAAAAATAA
- a CDS encoding 50S ribosomal protein L5 yields MATTRLKTLYRETIVPKLTNQFQYTNVHQVPKVIKVTVNRGLGEAAQNAKSLEASINEIALITGQKPVVTRAKKAIAGFKIRQGMPVGIMVTLRGERMYAFLDRLISLTLPRIRDFRGISPKSFDGRGNYTLGVREQLIFPEVEYDSIDQVRGLDISIITTAKNDEEGRALLKELGMPFRDQ; encoded by the coding sequence ATGGCGACAACAAGACTCAAAACCTTATATCGAGAGACAATCGTCCCTAAACTGACAAACCAGTTTCAATACACCAACGTTCATCAAGTACCGAAGGTGATTAAAGTTACTGTTAATAGAGGTTTGGGCGAAGCCGCACAAAACGCTAAGTCGCTGGAAGCTTCTATCAACGAAATTGCACTGATTACAGGTCAAAAACCTGTAGTTACAAGGGCGAAAAAAGCGATCGCAGGCTTTAAAATTCGTCAAGGTATGCCAGTCGGGATTATGGTCACTCTCAGAGGCGAGAGAATGTATGCTTTTCTCGATCGTCTGATCAGCTTGACACTACCGAGAATTCGTGACTTTCGAGGTATTAGTCCTAAAAGTTTTGACGGACGCGGTAACTATACTCTAGGCGTAAGAGAACAGCTAATATTTCCAGAAGTCGAATACGATAGCATTGATCAAGTTCGCGGTCTGGATATTTCCATCATTACTACAGCAAAAAATGACGAAGAGGGCCGCGCTTTACTCAAAGAATTGGGAATGCCCTTTCGCGATCAATAA
- the rplN gene encoding 50S ribosomal protein L14: MIQPQTYLNVADNSGARKLMCIRVLGAGNSRYGFIGDKIIAVVKDAIPNMAVKKSDVVEAVIVRTRHNIHRDSGMTIRFDDNAAVIINKDGNPRGTRVFGPVARELRDKNFTKIVSLAPEVL, encoded by the coding sequence GTGATTCAACCCCAAACTTACTTGAATGTGGCAGATAACAGCGGCGCTCGTAAACTGATGTGTATCCGAGTCCTAGGCGCGGGTAACAGTCGTTACGGTTTTATCGGCGACAAAATTATTGCTGTTGTCAAAGATGCTATTCCTAACATGGCTGTGAAAAAATCAGATGTTGTGGAAGCTGTGATTGTTCGTACTCGTCATAACATTCATCGTGATAGCGGTATGACTATCCGCTTTGATGATAATGCCGCAGTGATCATCAACAAAGATGGTAATCCCAGAGGCACACGGGTATTTGGCCCAGTAGCACGGGAATTACGAGACAAAAACTTTACTAAAATTGTTTCCTTAGCCCCGGAGGTGCTGTAA
- a CDS encoding NADH dehydrogenase I subunit N, whose amino-acid sequence MALITTGNGFIRDLEKFGALGTYVPLEGGFEGRYRRRLRAAGYVTLNMTARGLGDVAAYLTGVHGVRPPHLGKKSSGSGAAVGNVYYLPPIVNYQLEQLPPKSKGLVLWIIEGHILSDQEIEFLAELPKLEPKVKVVVERGGSRAFNWKPLTATFAVSSQAV is encoded by the coding sequence ATGGCTCTAATTACCACTGGCAATGGTTTCATCCGAGATTTGGAAAAATTTGGCGCTCTCGGTACGTACGTCCCTTTAGAGGGAGGTTTTGAAGGTCGATATCGCCGCCGACTGCGTGCAGCTGGCTATGTGACGTTAAATATGACTGCTAGGGGATTGGGCGATGTGGCTGCTTATCTCACAGGAGTTCATGGAGTCAGACCACCGCATCTGGGTAAGAAAAGTTCTGGTAGTGGTGCGGCTGTGGGTAATGTCTATTATTTACCTCCAATTGTTAACTATCAGTTAGAACAGCTACCACCCAAATCTAAGGGTTTGGTTTTGTGGATTATTGAAGGGCATATTCTGTCTGACCAAGAAATTGAGTTTTTAGCAGAATTGCCTAAATTGGAACCAAAGGTAAAAGTAGTGGTGGAAAGAGGCGGTAGTCGTGCTTTCAACTGGAAGCCTTTGACAGCTACCTTCGCGGTTAGTTCTCAGGCTGTGTAA
- a CDS encoding 50S ribosomal protein L4/L1e, with protein sequence MVETVVKNWQGEEVGQKTFDLRVAKEETAAHIVHRALVRQTTNARQGTASTKTRSEVRGGGRKPWRQKGTGRARAGSIRSPLWRGGGVIFGPKPREYDLKMNRKERRLALRTAFVSRADDLIVVEEFSNELSRPKTKDLVAALARWGANPEQKSLLILSDLADTIYLSGRNVENLKIIAADQLNVYDLLHADKIVVTAPALEKIQEVYSA encoded by the coding sequence ATGGTTGAGACTGTAGTTAAAAACTGGCAAGGAGAGGAAGTTGGACAAAAAACGTTCGACTTACGGGTTGCCAAAGAAGAAACAGCGGCGCATATTGTACACCGCGCCTTAGTTAGACAAACGACCAACGCTCGTCAAGGAACTGCTAGTACAAAAACTCGCTCGGAAGTTCGAGGTGGTGGACGCAAACCTTGGCGGCAAAAAGGTACAGGTCGCGCTCGTGCAGGTTCTATTCGTTCGCCATTATGGCGTGGTGGTGGTGTGATCTTTGGGCCAAAACCCAGAGAATACGACCTCAAAATGAACCGTAAAGAACGGCGGTTAGCATTACGGACAGCTTTCGTAAGTCGTGCTGATGACTTAATTGTGGTAGAGGAATTCAGTAACGAACTTTCTCGCCCGAAAACGAAGGACTTAGTTGCCGCTTTGGCGCGTTGGGGAGCAAATCCAGAGCAAAAGAGCTTATTAATTTTGTCTGATCTTGCCGATACCATTTATCTGTCTGGACGCAACGTAGAAAATTTAAAAATTATTGCAGCAGATCAGCTCAATGTTTATGACTTGCTGCACGCTGACAAAATTGTAGTCACCGCACCAGCATTAGAAAAAATCCAGGAGGTCTACAGTGCCTAA
- the rplP gene encoding 50S ribosomal protein L16, which produces MLSPRRTKFRKQQRGRMAGLAHRGSTLNFGDFALQAQEPAWITSRQIEASRRAMTRYIRRGGKIWIRIFPDKPVTMRPAETRMGSGKGNPEFWVAVVKPGRILFEIAGVSEEIAREAMRLAAFKLPIKTKFIVRPQIEEEQE; this is translated from the coding sequence ATGTTAAGTCCTAGAAGAACTAAATTCCGCAAACAACAGCGCGGGCGGATGGCGGGTCTAGCCCATCGGGGTAGCACCCTCAACTTTGGTGATTTTGCACTCCAAGCACAAGAACCAGCTTGGATAACCTCTCGGCAAATTGAGGCTTCCCGTCGGGCGATGACTCGTTATATTCGTCGGGGTGGCAAAATCTGGATTCGGATTTTCCCCGATAAACCTGTTACCATGCGTCCCGCAGAAACCCGGATGGGTTCTGGTAAAGGTAATCCAGAATTTTGGGTAGCTGTAGTTAAACCAGGGCGGATTTTGTTTGAAATCGCTGGTGTTTCGGAAGAAATTGCCCGTGAGGCTATGCGCCTAGCTGCATTTAAGCTGCCAATTAAAACCAAATTTATTGTGCGCCCTCAAATAGAAGAGGAGCAGGAGTAG
- a CDS encoding ribosomal protein L24, with amino-acid sequence MARQKEKEFHKMHVKTGDTVQVIAGKDKGKVGEIIKALPELSKVVVKGVNIKTKHLKPQQEGESGRIMTQEYPIHSSNVMLYSTKQNVASRVCYTFTPEGKKVRKLKKTGEIID; translated from the coding sequence ATGGCAAGGCAAAAGGAAAAAGAATTTCATAAAATGCACGTCAAAACTGGCGACACTGTGCAAGTGATTGCTGGCAAAGACAAAGGCAAAGTTGGCGAAATCATTAAAGCATTGCCGGAACTGAGCAAAGTTGTTGTTAAAGGTGTCAACATTAAGACTAAGCACCTTAAACCCCAACAAGAAGGGGAATCTGGGCGGATCATGACTCAGGAGTACCCGATCCATAGTTCTAATGTGATGCTCTATTCCACAAAACAAAATGTCGCTAGTCGCGTTTGCTATACCTTTACACCAGAAGGTAAGAAGGTGAGAAAACTCAAAAAAACTGGCGAGATTATTGATTAA
- a CDS encoding 50S ribosomal protein L15, with amino-acid sequence MRLNDVKPQKGSKKRRRRVGRGISAGQGASAGLGMRGQKSRSGSSTRPGFEGGQQPLYRRIPKLKGFPLVNRKIYTTINVEKLASLPANTEVTLDSLKAAGILTSVKGSLKILGNGELNVALNVKAAAFTGQARSKIEAAGGSCEVLG; translated from the coding sequence ATGAGACTCAACGATGTTAAGCCGCAAAAAGGCTCGAAAAAGCGCCGTCGCCGTGTAGGGAGAGGTATTTCGGCTGGTCAAGGTGCCAGTGCTGGTCTCGGTATGCGGGGTCAAAAATCTCGCTCTGGTAGCAGTACCAGACCAGGATTTGAAGGTGGTCAACAGCCACTGTACCGTCGTATACCCAAGCTGAAAGGCTTTCCACTTGTGAATCGTAAGATTTACACTACGATAAATGTAGAGAAGCTTGCCTCTCTTCCTGCCAATACAGAAGTAACATTGGATTCCTTAAAAGCAGCAGGTATTCTAACCTCTGTCAAGGGTTCATTGAAAATTTTGGGTAATGGGGAATTAAACGTTGCGCTCAACGTCAAAGCGGCAGCTTTCACAGGTCAAGCTCGTAGCAAAATTGAGGCGGCTGGAGGAAGTTGTGAAGTTTTAGGGTGA
- a CDS encoding ribosomal protein L25/L23, whose translation MPKIDPRDLPDLVRRPIVTEKATILMEQNQYTFEVVLKATKPNIKAAIEDLFQVKVVKINTATQPRKKRRVGKFVGYKPQYKKAIVTVSPGDAQKIRQILFPEV comes from the coding sequence GTGCCTAAAATTGACCCCCGTGATCTGCCTGACTTGGTGCGTCGCCCAATTGTTACTGAAAAAGCGACGATTCTGATGGAACAGAATCAATACACTTTTGAAGTAGTACTTAAAGCAACCAAGCCAAATATTAAAGCAGCGATCGAAGACTTGTTTCAAGTCAAGGTAGTCAAAATTAATACTGCTACACAGCCACGTAAAAAACGTCGTGTTGGCAAATTTGTTGGCTACAAGCCTCAATATAAAAAAGCTATTGTCACCGTCTCACCTGGGGACGCACAGAAGATTAGACAGATTCTATTCCCAGAGGTCTAA
- the rplB gene encoding 50S ribosomal protein L2, with product MGTRSYRPYTPSTRQVTISDFSEITKTEPEKSLTVYIHRAKGRNNQGRITSRRRGGGHKKLYRIIDFKRDKRNIPATVLAIEYDPNRNARIALLQYQDGEKRYILQPNGLTVGKTLIAGPESPIEDGNALPLANIPLGTSVHNVELTAGKGGQIVRSAGATAQVVAKEGNYVTLKLPSGEVRMVRRECYATIGQVGNTDARNLSAGKAGRNRWKGRRPKVRGSVMNPVDHPHGGGEGRAPIGRSGPVTPWGKPTLGAKTRKPKKPSSKLIVRRRRKSSKRGRGGRQS from the coding sequence ATGGGTACTCGTTCTTATCGCCCTTATACCCCCAGCACTCGTCAAGTTACTATCTCCGACTTTTCAGAAATTACCAAAACTGAGCCGGAAAAGTCTCTGACAGTTTATATCCATCGCGCCAAAGGTCGCAATAATCAAGGGCGGATAACCAGCCGTCGTCGGGGTGGCGGACACAAAAAACTTTATCGCATTATCGATTTTAAAAGAGATAAGCGAAACATTCCCGCTACAGTATTAGCAATTGAGTACGATCCCAACCGGAACGCTCGCATTGCCTTGCTGCAATATCAGGATGGGGAAAAACGCTACATTCTCCAACCCAATGGATTGACTGTAGGTAAAACTTTAATTGCTGGCCCTGAGTCTCCTATTGAAGATGGTAACGCCTTGCCATTGGCAAACATTCCTTTGGGTACAAGCGTTCATAACGTTGAGCTTACCGCTGGTAAAGGTGGTCAAATTGTCCGTTCTGCTGGCGCTACAGCCCAAGTAGTTGCAAAAGAAGGTAATTATGTAACTCTCAAGTTACCTTCTGGAGAAGTGCGGATGGTGCGACGTGAATGCTACGCCACCATCGGTCAAGTAGGCAACACCGATGCGAGAAACTTGAGTGCAGGTAAAGCTGGACGCAACCGTTGGAAAGGTCGCCGTCCAAAGGTCAGAGGTAGCGTTATGAACCCAGTGGATCACCCACATGGTGGTGGTGAAGGTAGAGCGCCCATTGGGAGATCTGGCCCAGTCACACCTTGGGGTAAACCAACATTGGGAGCCAAGACACGCAAACCCAAGAAACCTAGCAGTAAGTTGATTGTGCGTCGTCGGCGCAAATCTTCCAAACGTGGTCGTGGTGGTCGTCAGTCTTAA
- a CDS encoding 50S ribosomal protein L18 encodes MKLTRRESKQRRHRRVRGKVNGSPERPRLAVFRSNEHIYAQVIDDTQHQTLVAASTLDTEIKANLASGANCEASAKVGKLIAARALEKGINKVVFDRGGNLYHGRIKTLAEAAREAGLDF; translated from the coding sequence ATGAAACTTACTCGTAGAGAATCAAAACAGCGTCGTCATCGCCGCGTCCGTGGCAAGGTTAACGGTTCTCCTGAACGCCCACGCCTAGCCGTATTTCGGTCTAACGAACACATTTACGCGCAAGTAATTGATGATACTCAACATCAAACCTTAGTGGCTGCATCAACTTTAGATACAGAGATAAAAGCAAATTTAGCTTCTGGTGCTAACTGTGAGGCATCAGCAAAAGTTGGTAAGTTAATTGCAGCGCGAGCGCTCGAAAAAGGCATTAATAAAGTAGTCTTTGATCGCGGTGGTAACTTATATCACGGTCGAATCAAAACACTAGCTGAAGCCGCACGCGAAGCTGGTTTAGATTTTTAA